A region from the Nonlabens sp. YIK11 genome encodes:
- a CDS encoding DUF6691 family protein → MRYITYLVIGVFFGIVMFKSEAASWFRIYEMFQFGSFHMYGIIGSALVIGVIGVQLLKRKNVGTLDGSEMSLKPKDKGVARYLIGGTIFGLGWALSGACPGPMYVLLGAGFPAILVVIFGALLGTFLYGLLKSKLPH, encoded by the coding sequence ATGAGATACATCACATATTTAGTCATCGGCGTATTTTTTGGGATTGTCATGTTCAAATCAGAGGCGGCATCGTGGTTTCGTATTTATGAAATGTTCCAGTTTGGAAGTTTTCATATGTATGGTATCATAGGATCTGCGCTGGTTATAGGAGTTATAGGCGTTCAACTGCTTAAAAGAAAAAATGTAGGAACACTGGATGGTAGCGAGATGAGCTTGAAACCTAAAGATAAAGGCGTTGCTCGTTATTTGATAGGCGGTACGATCTTCGGTTTGGGTTGGGCGCTTTCTGGTGCTTGTCCAGGACCCATGTACGTCTTGTTGGGAGCAGGTTTCCCGGCTATTTTGGTCGTTATTTTTGGCGCACTCTTAGGCACATTCCTATACGGTTTGTTGAAAAGCAAATTGCCACATTAA
- a CDS encoding transglycosylase domain-containing protein: protein MAQSVSNDQQAGFLQQILRYIKKHPFKSLGWVFLAGVSFVVLLFLGTWAGAFGHVPNSNELAKLENPVTSTVYGSDKKPIAYFYLQNRSNIDSTQLNPYLVQALVATEDVRFYEHSGIDYRSYGRVFVKSILMQQGKGGGSTITQQIAKNVFGRKDLWLLSTPINKMREVIIAKRLESIYSKEELLLLYFNTVSFGENLYGIEKAAQRFFSKSPDQLNLSECATLVGVLKAPSYYNPRKNPQNSTNRRNVVLQQMVKNNAITQEEADAAKTEISLKYSPPEKNSSLSGYYKEYIRTEFNNWAAENPDPDGGIYDLEIDGLQIYTTLQPNIQKYAEQTMERNMVRLQKLMDQHWTSKTTDGGKEAFIANLMAIQPKIIQMKENGMTDEQIMDYWKTSKSRKYWEIGKGFEPRQQTVEDSIISSIVRLHTGILAMNSRSGAILGYLGGIDYGFSQIDNIKAKNQVGSTFKPITYLTALDQGIDPCDYYDNSLRTYSKYEDWQPKNSSGGYGGSYSLHGALTNSVNTVSAALQLQVGVDNTIEKARKMGITSEIPEVPSIVLGTANISLMEMVMAYASISNGGNKVNPYMIQRITDQQGTVLYEAKPKYDGGVASVASIKELQQMMGEVLTEGTGAGFSRWEIPYNIIGKTGTTQNNGDGWFIGASPEIVIGSWVGARDKRVHFEKTYMGSGANTAMPMVASMFKSLSSWRRPMLTNFEYARPYFPCPPFTDQVASEATNYYKTDSTYLEGLRIKDSLLRNPPIVVDSVLVDSLSFPEPVQEQAPVDQ, encoded by the coding sequence ATGGCCCAAAGCGTAAGTAATGATCAACAAGCTGGCTTCTTGCAGCAGATATTGCGTTATATCAAAAAACATCCTTTCAAATCTTTAGGGTGGGTTTTTCTTGCGGGTGTTTCCTTTGTGGTATTGCTATTTTTGGGGACTTGGGCTGGCGCTTTTGGGCATGTTCCCAACTCGAATGAACTAGCCAAACTTGAAAATCCCGTAACCTCAACGGTTTATGGAAGTGATAAGAAGCCCATTGCCTATTTCTACCTGCAAAACCGCAGCAACATTGACTCTACCCAGCTCAATCCCTATCTGGTTCAAGCACTAGTTGCGACTGAGGATGTGCGTTTCTATGAACACTCTGGAATTGATTATAGGAGCTATGGTCGTGTGTTTGTCAAGTCCATCTTGATGCAACAGGGAAAAGGTGGCGGCAGTACGATCACACAGCAAATTGCGAAAAACGTCTTTGGGAGAAAAGATCTCTGGCTATTGAGCACGCCTATCAACAAAATGCGTGAGGTGATCATCGCCAAACGATTGGAATCGATTTATTCTAAAGAAGAACTGCTCCTACTCTATTTCAACACGGTGTCCTTTGGTGAGAATCTGTACGGTATAGAAAAGGCTGCCCAGCGCTTTTTCAGTAAGTCTCCAGATCAGCTTAATTTATCAGAATGCGCAACGCTCGTTGGTGTTTTGAAAGCGCCATCGTATTACAACCCGAGGAAGAATCCGCAGAATTCTACCAATCGCCGCAATGTCGTCCTGCAGCAAATGGTAAAAAATAATGCGATTACCCAAGAAGAAGCAGACGCAGCAAAAACCGAAATCTCCCTTAAGTACAGTCCGCCAGAGAAAAACTCTTCCCTATCGGGTTACTACAAAGAATACATACGCACCGAGTTCAACAACTGGGCTGCAGAAAACCCAGATCCCGATGGCGGCATCTATGATCTAGAAATCGACGGTCTACAGATTTACACCACATTACAACCCAACATCCAGAAGTATGCAGAACAAACCATGGAACGCAACATGGTGCGCCTGCAAAAACTCATGGACCAACACTGGACCAGTAAAACCACTGATGGTGGTAAGGAAGCCTTCATTGCTAACCTCATGGCCATCCAGCCCAAAATCATCCAGATGAAAGAAAATGGAATGACTGATGAGCAGATCATGGACTACTGGAAAACCTCTAAAAGCCGTAAATACTGGGAAATAGGTAAAGGCTTTGAACCAAGACAGCAAACAGTCGAAGACAGCATCATTAGCTCCATCGTTAGGTTGCATACGGGCATTCTCGCCATGAACTCTCGCAGCGGTGCCATACTGGGTTATCTAGGTGGTATTGATTATGGGTTCTCACAAATAGACAACATCAAGGCAAAGAACCAGGTAGGATCCACATTTAAACCTATCACGTATTTAACGGCACTGGACCAAGGTATTGATCCTTGTGATTATTATGATAACTCCTTACGCACCTACAGCAAATACGAGGACTGGCAGCCTAAAAACAGTAGCGGCGGCTATGGTGGCAGCTACAGTTTGCATGGTGCTTTGACAAATAGTGTGAACACGGTTTCTGCGGCGTTACAACTGCAGGTAGGCGTGGATAACACGATAGAAAAGGCGCGCAAAATGGGTATCACGTCAGAGATTCCAGAGGTGCCATCCATTGTTCTGGGAACGGCAAACATAAGTTTGATGGAAATGGTCATGGCTTACGCCAGCATTTCCAATGGTGGCAACAAGGTAAATCCCTATATGATCCAGCGCATCACAGACCAACAGGGAACGGTTCTTTATGAAGCAAAACCAAAATATGATGGCGGCGTGGCGTCTGTAGCCAGCATCAAAGAATTGCAACAAATGATGGGCGAGGTCCTGACTGAAGGAACCGGAGCAGGATTTAGTAGATGGGAAATCCCATATAATATCATTGGCAAGACTGGAACCACTCAAAATAATGGTGATGGCTGGTTTATAGGTGCCTCACCAGAGATCGTAATAGGATCTTGGGTAGGTGCTCGCGACAAACGAGTGCATTTTGAGAAAACCTATATGGGTAGCGGTGCTAATACAGCCATGCCTATGGTCGCATCCATGTTCAAGAGTTTGAGCAGTTGGAGACGTCCTATGTTGACCAACTTCGAATACGCCAGACCCTATTTTCCATGTCCACCATTTACTGACCAAGTAGCGTCAGAGGCGACCAATTATTACAAAACCGACAGCACTTATCTGGAAGGTTTGAGGATCAAGGACTCATTGTTGAGAAATCCGCCTATCGTGGTGGACAGTGTGCTCGTGGATAGCTTATCCTTTCCAGAACCAGTTCAGGAGCAAGCTCCAGTTGATCAATAA
- a CDS encoding MBL fold metallo-hydrolase, translated as MKIKQFEYKPLSHYSYAILSDGKMAVIDPERDPEQYYAFAKANNATITAIIETHPHADFVSSHLEIHQETGATIYNSKKTGADYPHQSFDDGDQIELGKVVLKAINTPGHSPDSITIVATDGDQTAMFTGDTLFIGDVGRPDLREKAGNMKAKREELAEMMYHTTKHKYTDLPDDAVVYPAHGAGSLCGKGMSDAASSTLGDERANNWAFKDQTKEEFMDTLLDGQPFIPAYFGYDVDINKTGADKVEPAIESIPFEENATASGLIVDMRDEETFKKGHLKGSFNIQAVSDNAKFETWLGSIIEPQEEFTLVIDDEENKDKLLHRVAKIGYEKQLSKVITLANKDLVTTDKLDLEDFTKHPENYTIVDIRNTSEVEQVKFFGSALSHPLHELRDTAGEIPTDKPIVVHCAGGYRSAAGSSILEKQVNGVTIYDLSDDIEKFK; from the coding sequence ATGAAGATCAAACAATTTGAATATAAGCCACTGTCCCATTATTCCTATGCCATACTGAGCGATGGGAAAATGGCAGTGATCGATCCAGAGCGCGATCCAGAGCAGTATTACGCTTTCGCGAAAGCGAATAACGCCACCATCACCGCCATTATAGAAACGCATCCGCATGCGGATTTTGTGAGCTCGCATTTGGAAATTCACCAGGAAACTGGAGCCACGATTTATAATAGTAAAAAAACGGGAGCCGATTATCCGCACCAATCATTTGATGATGGTGATCAGATCGAGCTGGGCAAGGTTGTGTTGAAGGCGATCAACACGCCAGGTCATTCTCCAGACAGCATAACCATAGTTGCAACAGATGGAGACCAGACCGCGATGTTTACTGGCGATACCTTGTTTATAGGTGATGTAGGTAGACCCGATTTGCGTGAGAAGGCTGGCAATATGAAAGCAAAGCGAGAAGAGCTTGCCGAAATGATGTACCACACCACAAAACATAAATACACAGATTTACCAGATGATGCCGTTGTTTATCCTGCACACGGTGCAGGCTCTTTATGTGGTAAAGGTATGAGCGATGCTGCCAGCAGCACGCTGGGCGATGAGCGTGCCAACAATTGGGCGTTTAAAGACCAGACTAAGGAAGAATTCATGGACACCTTGCTGGATGGTCAACCGTTCATTCCAGCATATTTTGGGTACGATGTGGATATCAATAAAACAGGTGCTGATAAGGTGGAGCCTGCTATCGAAAGCATCCCTTTTGAAGAGAATGCCACAGCCAGCGGTCTTATCGTTGACATGCGAGACGAGGAAACCTTCAAAAAAGGTCATCTTAAGGGAAGTTTCAACATTCAGGCAGTGTCTGACAATGCAAAATTTGAAACCTGGTTGGGATCGATCATTGAGCCACAAGAAGAATTTACGCTTGTTATTGATGACGAGGAGAACAAGGACAAATTACTGCATCGAGTTGCCAAGATAGGTTATGAAAAGCAGCTTTCTAAAGTCATTACTCTGGCAAATAAGGATCTTGTAACCACAGACAAATTAGATCTAGAGGATTTTACTAAGCATCCAGAGAATTATACAATCGTAGATATACGCAACACCAGCGAGGTGGAACAGGTAAAATTCTTTGGGAGCGCACTCTCACATCCATTACATGAATTGCGGGATACGGCTGGTGAGATACCTACTGACAAGCCTATTGTTGTACATTGTGCCGGTGGATATCGCAGTGCGGCAGGCAGCAGTATTCTTGAAAAACAGGTCAATGGCGTGACCATTTACGACTTGAGCGATGATATAGAAAAGTTTAAATAA
- a CDS encoding MarC family protein, whose protein sequence is MNQIIFAGIMGDFVILDVWAFAISVFTGLFAITNPIANVPVFLGLTEGAGRVEKHRINKKATFTAFMIILLFTVLGKFIFDFFGITIPAFKITGGLLIFYAGFRMLQSKKSNLKTLEQVDVDENIAISPLAIPLIAGPGTIVTTMNFVTDASYLYIGIVIAIAALICWMNYLAFNYSTFIVEKIGNNVITVIGKIMGLIIAIIGTTMVVDGLKLAF, encoded by the coding sequence GTGAATCAGATTATCTTTGCCGGCATTATGGGAGATTTTGTAATACTTGATGTCTGGGCATTTGCCATTAGTGTGTTCACTGGTTTATTTGCGATCACAAATCCTATTGCTAATGTGCCTGTTTTTCTAGGCTTGACTGAAGGTGCCGGCCGCGTAGAGAAACACAGGATCAACAAGAAGGCAACGTTCACAGCTTTTATGATCATCCTACTGTTTACGGTATTGGGTAAATTTATTTTTGACTTCTTTGGGATTACCATACCGGCGTTTAAGATTACTGGTGGACTACTTATTTTCTATGCAGGTTTTAGAATGCTGCAATCCAAAAAGTCCAATTTAAAAACCTTGGAGCAAGTTGATGTGGATGAAAACATCGCGATATCACCGCTTGCCATTCCCTTGATCGCTGGTCCTGGTACCATTGTAACGACCATGAACTTTGTAACAGATGCCTCTTATCTATATATAGGTATCGTCATTGCCATTGCGGCCTTGATCTGCTGGATGAATTATCTGGCTTTTAACTACAGTACCTTCATCGTAGAGAAGATAGGAAACAACGTGATCACCGTTATAGGTAAAATCATGGGATTAATTATCGCTATCATAGGAACAACTATGGTGGTGGATGGATTGAAACTCGCTTTTTAA
- a CDS encoding ShlB/FhaC/HecB family hemolysin secretion/activation protein, with product MDRFYPKKPAERTLNHLYLLVLLMAFCAPAAYAQQDKEISKSVYLTANLGDDNNSKSADVLKAIVEASKKDKDAAFVALGNTTRKDGYPKDKTKRKQEEEYLTNNVLNPMADFNGQVIYIPGKNEWNKGGHNNIDDLESFLQDNSKGKFWPNDGCPIERETLSDEVELVMVDSQWYLEDWDDYPYINNDCEIKTREQFFVQFKDELKDEQNKTVIVAIHHPILSANRRGFFERMGGFSNQSYFNNQMQYLVGRLETIASQFEDVVFVSGNHKNLQFLMDDGIPQVISGATAGTEKTRNNSKKEIFSNSEHGFSKLTVFKDGSSQVEIFTVDGASVELVHTSEIELKKGSLEDFEYHTKDEFGETYDASIYTKEETDKSGVYKWFWGDHYREVYSKEITAPVLFLDDLPNNVRAITEGGGNQSRSLRLIDDNENEFTVRELRKSAVRFIQSSIDDHYVLEYMKNTIAEEIVQDYYTSAHPYAQFAVNELMDAVDIYHANPRVVYLPKQERLGRFNESYGDKLYMFEEHVGDENIGLGIFGNPDDIISTADLLIEIREDKDTQVDESAFIKARLFDMLIGDWDRHEDQWRWAMTEKEDGTQVYVPIPRDRDQAFPKYDGIFPTILKLGAPLARNMQTYAPEVQNIKTFNNAGYYLDKTFINEADWQDWKAQAEYIQNNLTDEVIDNAFENLLPDTRDENTAQIKEILKKRRANLVQIAQDYYDYFKKYETVVATTKDNVIDVERLPNGVTNIKITQKDKTIFENTYNRDLTKEIWLYALDGDDTINVTGDGSNYIDLKIFGGEENDIYNIENRRKVKVFDYASKKNTFNTPVNKMLSDSYDINNFDPTKRVYSTNVILPSIGFDQDAGFNAGINNTYTTYGLLRNPFTAQHSISAQYFSATQGFEFNYVGEFAHIFYNWNFGLDARYTTGNYATNFFGIGNGTFYDDDAVSLDFNRTEIRQWHVQPSLKFKKYNDFTAHVAARLESNEVVDDQGGFIETQFNANNDVFERQLYAGGEVGFNYNNKQGLISYPRRGMEIGVVAGYKRNVDSEFNNEFSYVQPTVSFIYPIHESGAAALATKAQAQFNIGESYEFYHAASVGGNESLRGYRNDRFQGQTSFFQSTDLRVGITKFRTSYVPIRIGVTAGFDYGRVWDDTDTSEKWKNSYGGSIFINGFQAITANIGYYQSDEDNRIIFTAGFRF from the coding sequence ATGGACAGATTCTACCCTAAAAAACCAGCGGAACGTACTCTTAATCACCTTTATCTTTTAGTGCTACTGATGGCCTTTTGCGCACCAGCAGCCTATGCACAGCAGGATAAGGAGATTTCAAAAAGTGTGTATCTCACCGCAAACCTAGGTGATGACAACAACAGCAAATCTGCCGATGTTCTCAAGGCGATCGTAGAAGCTTCAAAAAAGGATAAGGATGCTGCTTTTGTGGCGTTGGGAAATACCACTAGAAAGGATGGATATCCCAAGGATAAAACCAAAAGAAAACAGGAAGAGGAATATCTTACCAACAATGTCCTAAATCCAATGGCAGACTTCAACGGCCAGGTGATCTATATTCCTGGAAAAAACGAATGGAACAAAGGTGGTCACAACAATATTGATGATCTAGAGTCCTTTTTACAGGACAATAGTAAAGGTAAATTCTGGCCTAATGACGGCTGTCCCATAGAACGCGAGACCTTAAGTGATGAGGTAGAACTGGTTATGGTAGACAGTCAGTGGTACCTGGAAGATTGGGATGATTATCCTTATATCAACAACGATTGTGAGATCAAGACAAGAGAACAGTTTTTTGTCCAATTCAAAGATGAACTCAAGGATGAGCAGAACAAGACGGTCATCGTCGCGATTCATCATCCTATATTAAGTGCCAACCGTCGTGGTTTCTTTGAGCGTATGGGTGGTTTTTCAAATCAATCCTACTTCAACAATCAGATGCAGTACTTGGTAGGCCGACTGGAAACTATTGCAAGCCAGTTTGAAGATGTGGTTTTCGTTTCTGGAAACCATAAAAACCTGCAGTTTTTGATGGATGACGGCATCCCACAAGTGATTAGTGGCGCTACTGCAGGAACAGAAAAAACCCGCAATAATTCCAAAAAAGAAATTTTCTCCAATAGTGAACATGGTTTTTCAAAGCTTACCGTTTTTAAGGATGGTAGTTCCCAGGTAGAAATTTTTACTGTGGATGGAGCTAGTGTAGAGCTGGTACACACATCAGAAATTGAGCTTAAGAAAGGAAGCCTGGAAGATTTTGAATACCATACTAAAGATGAATTTGGTGAAACTTATGACGCTTCTATTTATACCAAAGAAGAAACCGATAAGTCTGGTGTGTACAAATGGTTCTGGGGTGATCATTATAGAGAAGTGTATTCCAAAGAAATCACCGCACCTGTGTTATTCCTAGACGATTTACCTAACAACGTCAGAGCTATTACTGAAGGTGGTGGGAACCAATCCAGAAGTTTGCGATTGATTGATGATAACGAGAACGAATTTACCGTTAGGGAATTGCGCAAGAGTGCCGTACGTTTTATCCAATCTTCCATTGACGACCATTACGTGTTAGAGTATATGAAAAATACCATTGCAGAAGAAATCGTTCAGGATTATTATACTTCTGCCCATCCTTATGCACAATTTGCCGTGAACGAATTGATGGATGCTGTCGATATTTATCATGCAAATCCGCGAGTGGTGTACCTACCTAAGCAAGAACGTTTGGGCCGATTCAATGAAAGCTACGGTGATAAACTTTATATGTTTGAAGAGCATGTAGGCGATGAGAATATTGGTCTAGGTATTTTTGGAAATCCTGATGACATCATCAGCACTGCAGATTTATTGATCGAGATACGCGAGGACAAGGATACCCAAGTAGACGAGTCTGCCTTTATCAAGGCAAGACTTTTTGATATGTTGATAGGTGATTGGGACCGTCATGAAGATCAATGGCGCTGGGCAATGACTGAAAAGGAAGACGGCACACAAGTATACGTTCCTATTCCTAGAGACCGTGATCAAGCGTTCCCTAAATACGACGGTATATTCCCAACCATTTTGAAGCTAGGAGCACCCTTAGCCCGTAACATGCAAACCTATGCACCAGAGGTCCAAAACATCAAAACCTTCAATAATGCTGGGTATTACCTGGATAAAACCTTTATCAATGAAGCAGATTGGCAGGATTGGAAGGCACAAGCAGAATACATTCAAAACAATTTGACCGATGAGGTGATCGACAACGCATTTGAGAATCTATTACCAGATACTAGAGATGAAAACACCGCCCAAATCAAGGAGATTCTGAAAAAACGAAGAGCTAATCTCGTGCAAATCGCCCAAGATTACTACGATTATTTCAAGAAATATGAAACGGTTGTCGCTACCACAAAAGACAATGTAATTGATGTAGAGCGTCTTCCTAATGGTGTGACGAATATCAAGATCACCCAAAAAGACAAGACCATATTTGAGAACACCTATAATCGTGACTTAACTAAAGAGATCTGGTTGTATGCGTTGGATGGTGATGACACGATAAACGTTACTGGTGACGGCAGCAACTACATAGATTTAAAGATTTTTGGTGGTGAAGAGAATGATATTTATAACATCGAGAATAGACGCAAGGTCAAAGTGTTTGATTACGCTTCTAAGAAAAATACCTTCAATACGCCGGTCAATAAAATGCTGTCTGATTCTTATGACATCAACAATTTTGATCCTACTAAACGCGTGTATTCTACAAACGTCATTTTACCTAGTATAGGCTTTGATCAAGATGCTGGATTCAATGCAGGTATCAACAATACGTACACTACTTATGGATTATTGCGCAATCCATTTACGGCACAACACTCCATATCGGCTCAATACTTCTCTGCCACGCAAGGTTTTGAATTTAATTATGTTGGTGAGTTTGCTCATATTTTTTACAACTGGAACTTTGGGCTGGACGCTCGCTATACTACTGGGAATTATGCAACCAACTTCTTTGGGATAGGTAATGGAACTTTTTATGATGATGATGCAGTAAGTCTAGACTTTAACCGTACTGAAATCAGACAATGGCACGTTCAACCTTCGTTGAAATTCAAAAAATACAATGACTTTACAGCCCATGTGGCGGCAAGGTTAGAGTCTAACGAGGTAGTCGATGATCAAGGTGGTTTTATTGAAACCCAATTCAATGCCAATAACGATGTTTTTGAAAGACAGTTGTACGCTGGTGGTGAAGTAGGTTTTAACTACAACAACAAGCAAGGCTTGATAAGCTATCCACGCCGCGGTATGGAGATAGGCGTTGTGGCAGGTTACAAACGCAATGTCGATAGTGAATTCAATAACGAGTTTTCTTATGTACAACCTACGGTTTCCTTCATTTACCCTATTCATGAAAGTGGTGCTGCGGCACTTGCCACTAAAGCTCAAGCCCAGTTCAATATAGGAGAGAGCTATGAGTTTTACCATGCAGCATCTGTTGGTGGTAATGAAAGCTTGAGAGGTTATCGCAACGATAGGTTCCAGGGACAGACTTCCTTTTTTCAATCCACAGACCTGCGCGTTGGTATCACAAAATTCCGAACTTCATATGTACCCATTCGTATAGGTGTTACTGCAGGGTTTGACTACGGTCGCGTATGGGACGATACAGACACGTCAGAAAAATGGAAAAACAGTTATGGTGGATCGATTTTCATCAATGGTTTCCAGGCGATTACTGCAAACATTGGTTATTATCAAAGTGATGAAGACAATCGTATTATTTTCACCGCTGGTTTTAGATTCTAA
- a CDS encoding VIT family protein, with amino-acid sequence MQDNERHYVNRSGWLRAGVLGANDGILSTASIIIGVAAASSTRDPIIIAGVAGLVAGALSMAAGEYVSVSSQTDTQKSDLARELQELQDTPQEELLELAQIYENRGLKKETALEVAQQLTEHNALEAHARDELGIMDITEAKPLQAALSSGIAFTVGGFMPVVVAYLAPLEQMEYVQYGFAILFLALLGAISARAGGSSIWKPVLRITFWGTIAMGMTALIGHLFDVNLA; translated from the coding sequence TTGCAGGATAACGAGAGACATTACGTCAACCGTAGTGGTTGGTTGCGGGCAGGTGTTTTGGGAGCTAATGACGGCATCCTTTCCACGGCCAGTATCATTATAGGTGTTGCTGCGGCCAGCAGTACCAGAGATCCCATTATTATCGCGGGCGTCGCTGGTCTGGTAGCTGGTGCCTTATCTATGGCTGCCGGTGAATATGTTTCCGTTAGTTCTCAAACAGATACGCAAAAGTCTGATCTCGCAAGAGAGTTGCAGGAATTGCAAGATACTCCGCAAGAGGAATTGCTGGAACTGGCACAGATCTATGAGAATAGAGGCTTGAAAAAAGAAACTGCTCTTGAGGTCGCCCAGCAATTAACCGAACATAACGCTCTTGAGGCACATGCCCGCGATGAGTTGGGCATCATGGACATTACAGAAGCCAAGCCTCTGCAAGCCGCGCTGTCCTCTGGAATTGCTTTTACCGTAGGTGGTTTTATGCCAGTGGTAGTAGCCTATCTGGCGCCGTTGGAACAAATGGAGTACGTGCAATATGGATTTGCGATCTTGTTTTTGGCTCTTTTAGGAGCAATTTCAGCGAGAGCTGGTGGTTCAAGTATCTGGAAACCGGTATTGCGCATCACGTTTTGGGGAACGATCGCTATGGGAATGACAGCATTGATAGGGCATCTTTTTGATGTGAACCTGGCTTAG
- a CDS encoding sulfite exporter TauE/SafE family protein, which yields MEIVEVLGYVGALFIGLVLGLIGGGGSILTVPILVYALSFNPVIATAYSLFVVGSTSMVGAVKNMFHGRVAFKTAIIFAVPAFTAVYLTRAFIIPAVPQDLFYIGNFKVTRDLAIMVFFAVIMLMAAITMIRNSKEQLIEKKAELNPNYFILGIQGLIIGFITGLVGAGGGFLIIPALVLLAKLPMKNAVATSLFIIAINSLIGFLGDIQNYDIDWPFLLKFTAISIIGIFIGIWLNKFVEGSKLKKAFGWFVLIMGVYIIYKELTI from the coding sequence ATGGAGATTGTAGAGGTTTTAGGTTACGTTGGTGCGCTTTTCATAGGATTGGTGCTGGGATTGATAGGTGGTGGCGGTTCCATTCTCACGGTGCCTATTCTAGTGTACGCGCTGTCATTCAATCCAGTTATCGCAACCGCTTACTCCTTATTTGTGGTAGGTTCAACCTCCATGGTTGGCGCTGTAAAAAATATGTTTCATGGACGTGTCGCGTTTAAAACAGCCATCATTTTTGCTGTGCCAGCCTTTACCGCAGTGTATTTGACACGAGCGTTTATCATTCCTGCCGTCCCGCAAGATTTATTTTATATTGGAAATTTCAAGGTCACCAGAGATTTGGCCATCATGGTATTTTTTGCCGTGATCATGCTTATGGCAGCGATAACCATGATTCGCAACAGCAAGGAACAACTCATCGAGAAGAAGGCAGAGCTAAACCCCAATTACTTCATATTAGGTATCCAGGGATTGATAATTGGATTCATTACCGGATTGGTTGGTGCTGGCGGCGGTTTTTTAATAATTCCCGCATTGGTGTTGCTGGCAAAACTACCCATGAAAAATGCGGTGGCCACCTCTTTATTTATCATTGCCATCAACTCGCTGATTGGATTTTTGGGCGATATACAGAACTACGACATCGACTGGCCATTTCTTTTGAAGTTTACTGCGATTTCGATTATTGGGATTTTTATAGGCATCTGGCTCAACAAATTTGTGGAAGGCAGCAAGCTCAAAAAAGCTTTCGGATGGTTCGTGCTCATTATGGGTGTCTATATCATCTATAAGGAACTTACCATATAA
- a CDS encoding YeeE/YedE family protein — translation MSWINDPWPWYVAGPLIALTMFLLLLVGKQFGMSSPLRTTCSALGAGKAADFFRFDWKAERWNLMVVLGAIIGGFIASNFMSDNTVEINPEVAQQLSQDYGIESAQEAYLPTEIFGLENFMDPTNLAILLIGGMLVGFGARYAGGCTSGHAISGLSNLQLPSLIAVIGFFIGGLIMINFIYPLIF, via the coding sequence ATGAGTTGGATAAATGATCCATGGCCATGGTATGTTGCTGGGCCTTTAATCGCGCTTACCATGTTCCTGCTGTTGCTGGTAGGTAAGCAATTTGGAATGTCTTCACCGCTGCGCACGACCTGCTCTGCATTAGGAGCTGGAAAGGCTGCAGATTTTTTTAGGTTTGACTGGAAAGCAGAGCGCTGGAATCTTATGGTGGTGCTGGGAGCCATAATAGGTGGTTTTATAGCCTCTAACTTTATGAGCGACAACACGGTAGAAATCAATCCAGAAGTGGCGCAGCAGTTATCCCAAGATTACGGCATTGAAAGTGCGCAGGAAGCCTACTTACCAACTGAAATCTTTGGGCTGGAGAATTTTATGGATCCAACTAATCTTGCCATTCTATTGATAGGTGGTATGCTGGTCGGTTTTGGTGCGCGATATGCTGGTGGTTGTACTTCTGGTCACGCGATCTCTGGATTGAGTAACCTGCAATTACCTTCTTTAATAGCCGTGATAGGATTCTTTATAGGTGGCCTGATCATGATCAACTTTATTTACCCTTTAATTTTTTAG
- a CDS encoding rhodanese-like domain-containing protein, which produces MKNILIALLVLGFSSNIQAQSDSLVTVLSKKEFKEAITKNEVQLVDVRTSAEFDQGAIDGAINIDYFEKDQFKESFEQLDKSKPIYIYCRSGNRSGKAAIILEELGFTKIYDLKGGYLDWTKE; this is translated from the coding sequence ATGAAAAATATACTTATAGCTCTTTTAGTTTTAGGCTTTTCCAGCAATATTCAAGCGCAATCTGACAGTCTGGTCACTGTATTGAGTAAGAAGGAATTCAAAGAGGCGATCACGAAAAACGAAGTCCAATTAGTGGACGTACGAACTTCAGCAGAATTTGATCAAGGAGCGATAGACGGTGCTATCAATATCGATTATTTTGAGAAGGATCAATTCAAAGAAAGCTTTGAACAATTGGACAAATCAAAGCCCATTTACATCTATTGCAGGTCTGGAAATCGCAGCGGTAAGGCCGCAATCATCCTTGAAGAACTTGGATTTACTAAAATCTATGATTTAAAAGGTGGCTATCTGGACTGGACCAAAGAATAA